One genomic window of Candidatus Pseudobacter hemicellulosilyticus includes the following:
- a CDS encoding DUF1501 domain-containing protein: MDELKKAAYQKGRREFLQGSALGLGSIALGTLLGCGPDKAAKKIVAAAEAEENHPLVDPHFVPRAKRVIYLFQSGGPSQMELFDYKPKLYQMHGQEIPGSVLGNARVSGMTSNQNGFPLAAPAASFQQYGQHGAWMSDLVPHTAGIVDDICIVKSMFTEQINHEPAVIFTQTGNQLSGRPSIGSWISYGLGSLNNNLPSFIVLLSKGGGDQPISNLAWSNGFLPSHHQGVQFMSGKDPVLYLSSPDGVERMDRRRALDFIREFNLLQKAQWHDPEIDSRLNQYEMAYRMQMAVPEITDLSNEPQHILDMYGPDVKVPGSYAYNCLMARRLAEKDVRFIQLYHLGWDHHGSLASGIRKATRQTDQASAALVKDLKQRGLLDDTLVVWGGEFGRTSFCQGKLTPEDFGRDHHPGAYSIWMAGGGIRPGLVYGETDDFAHNIVDKKVHVHDFQATMLHLLGIDHEKFTYKSQGRRYRLTDVAGEIVKGIIA; this comes from the coding sequence ATGGATGAACTGAAAAAGGCCGCCTATCAGAAAGGCAGACGCGAGTTCCTGCAGGGCTCGGCACTGGGTCTCGGCAGTATTGCCCTGGGGACACTGCTGGGTTGCGGACCTGATAAAGCCGCTAAGAAGATAGTTGCCGCTGCTGAAGCCGAAGAGAACCACCCGCTGGTGGATCCACATTTTGTGCCCCGCGCCAAAAGAGTGATCTACCTGTTCCAGAGTGGCGGTCCCTCTCAGATGGAGTTGTTTGATTATAAGCCGAAACTCTACCAGATGCATGGCCAGGAAATTCCCGGCAGTGTGCTGGGTAATGCCCGTGTATCCGGGATGACCTCCAACCAGAATGGTTTCCCGCTGGCCGCACCCGCCGCCAGCTTTCAGCAATATGGGCAGCATGGCGCCTGGATGAGCGATCTGGTGCCGCATACCGCCGGCATAGTGGATGATATCTGTATTGTGAAAAGCATGTTCACCGAGCAGATCAACCATGAACCCGCTGTGATCTTCACGCAGACCGGCAACCAGCTGAGCGGTCGCCCCAGCATTGGCTCCTGGATCAGTTATGGACTGGGCAGTCTCAACAATAACCTGCCTTCTTTTATTGTGTTGCTGTCCAAAGGAGGCGGCGACCAGCCCATCAGCAACCTGGCCTGGAGCAACGGTTTCCTGCCTTCGCACCACCAGGGCGTGCAGTTCATGTCCGGCAAAGACCCGGTGCTGTATCTCTCTTCTCCTGATGGCGTGGAAAGAATGGACCGCCGCCGTGCGCTGGATTTTATCCGCGAGTTCAACCTGCTGCAAAAAGCGCAGTGGCATGATCCGGAGATAGACAGCCGGCTCAATCAATATGAAATGGCCTACCGCATGCAGATGGCCGTGCCCGAGATCACCGATCTCAGCAATGAGCCGCAGCATATCCTGGATATGTACGGGCCTGATGTAAAAGTGCCCGGCTCCTATGCCTACAACTGCCTGATGGCAAGAAGGCTGGCCGAAAAAGATGTTCGTTTCATTCAGCTTTATCACCTGGGCTGGGACCACCACGGTTCCCTGGCCAGTGGTATCCGGAAGGCTACCCGCCAGACAGATCAGGCTTCGGCTGCACTGGTAAAAGACCTTAAACAACGCGGCCTGCTGGATGATACGCTGGTGGTATGGGGAGGAGAATTTGGACGAACCAGCTTTTGCCAGGGTAAGCTGACCCCTGAAGATTTTGGCAGGGACCATCACCCCGGCGCTTACAGCATCTGGATGGCCGGTGGCGGCATCCGGCCGGGACTGGTGTATGGAGAAACTGATGACTTCGCCCATAATATCGTAGACAAGAAAGTGCATGTGCACGATTTCCAGGCCACCATGCTCCACCTGCTGGGGATCGACCATGAAAAATTCACTTACAAAAGCCAGGGCCGCCGCTATCGCCTGACGGATGTGGCCGGCGAGATTGTCAAAGGAATTATTGCCTGA
- a CDS encoding sigma-70 family RNA polymerase sigma factor, with product MKQDPYSHISDQQLLERFYADHNNHWLGALLQRYTLLLLGVCMKYLKNEEEAKDSVQQIFLKVITELPRYKVDYFKSWLYMVAKNHCLMKLRSKAGRTVGEVKEQMAVTPEEDNSLSQLQEKDRQLELMSDSLQELNREQQVCVTLFYLEKRSYQEIAEQTGFSMMQVKSYIQNGKRNLKIALEKKLRP from the coding sequence GTGAAGCAAGACCCATATTCACATATCAGCGATCAACAATTGCTGGAACGCTTCTACGCAGACCATAACAACCACTGGCTGGGCGCTCTCCTGCAAAGATATACCCTTCTCCTACTTGGTGTGTGCATGAAATACCTGAAGAATGAAGAAGAGGCCAAAGATAGTGTGCAGCAGATCTTCCTGAAGGTGATCACCGAACTGCCCAGGTACAAAGTGGATTATTTCAAGTCCTGGTTATACATGGTAGCCAAGAACCATTGCCTGATGAAATTACGCAGCAAGGCCGGCCGGACCGTGGGGGAAGTGAAGGAGCAGATGGCCGTGACCCCGGAAGAGGACAACAGCCTTTCCCAGCTGCAGGAAAAAGACCGGCAACTGGAACTGATGAGCGATTCCCTGCAGGAATTGAACAGGGAGCAGCAAGTCTGCGTAACTTTGTTCTACCTGGAGAAGAGATCCTACCAGGAGATAGCCGAGCAGACCGGGTTCTCCATGATGCAGGTGAAAAGTTATATCCAGAACGGGAAGCGCAACCTGAAGATCGCGTTGGAAAAGAAACTGAGACCCTGA
- a CDS encoding DUF1549 domain-containing protein gives MKMRIKTILTGTVIVAGIFLAGNALLGKKLAIPEDVQAAMQSLPDELDYNIHVKRILSDKCFSCHGPDAAKQKGDLRLDVAEAAYAKKAESGLVAIRPGSLSKSEIAHRILSEDKDYLMPTPSSHLVLTTEEKAILLKWVEQGAEYKPHWAFVTPEQPKLPKVQQAAWVRNEIDNFVLSRLEKEGITPSKEADKETLIRRVSFDLTGLPPSMAEINAFVNDNSPNAYEKMVDQYLQSPHYGERMAAYWLDVARFADSHGYLDDKHRDASPWRDWVISAYNRNLPFDQFITWQLAGDLLPNATQEQILATGFNRNQKQNSEAGILPEEFRVEYVVDRTNTLGTAVLGLTVSCAKCHDHKYDPISQKDYFSLYAFFNSTFELGSSNYGSPDNIVPGPTLLLTTQQQEAQIKALNKFIGDLELNKKQTAAAAPERTLSDKVISSLSFDKVESLPIPVRERKKVKPNSTGVTSKPGYYVETAGVNVKPAFRNAVQPGLPAAVAYQQLAPGKHGQALLLGEETKAFLPPYEVGYFERFEPFAFSCWINVPHKYEESAILHHSDPRRYGFQGYDLLLKNNQLNFRLMHAFPHDAISVLSSQLLDSNKWHHIAVSYDGSSSAKGVQLYIDGQPAQTVIEYDNLKKNIRSVPNIHKIVPFTGVTFGSRELERTMKGAQLDEFYLFNNTLDAGEVAWLYQQVNPVFPVRKQQALTPDPLQTARMQLATLYDSTKEAMVMGDLPKPRPTHVLLRGVYDSYGDAVQPSTPESILPWPKDLPRNRLGLAQWLFKKEHPLTGRIAVNRLWEMFYGRGLVKTSDDFGNQGEMPSHPELLDFLAIKYREDKWDTKAMQKFILMSATYRQHSAIRPGLQEKDPGNILLARSSRYRMPAEMIRDNALSIAELLSARMGGPSSYPYQPAGLWDALSDKSWRYQYRTDVGEDAFRRSVYTIVKRSSPPPFMLIFDAPDRNFCTVKRSVSSSPLQALALLNDPTFIEAAAFVALRMRQEGGATEKDQLAYGFRLVTGRQPNTEESALLHKMYTAELEGFKKNPARVSKLLVTGTIGIPAKDQTAETAARASVVMALMNTDEFVTRK, from the coding sequence ATGAAAATGCGCATCAAAACCATACTGACAGGCACTGTGATAGTTGCAGGCATCTTCCTGGCCGGGAACGCCCTACTGGGGAAAAAACTGGCCATCCCGGAAGACGTGCAGGCCGCCATGCAGTCCCTGCCTGATGAACTGGACTATAATATCCATGTCAAAAGGATCCTCTCTGACAAATGTTTCAGCTGCCACGGTCCTGATGCCGCTAAACAGAAAGGCGATCTCCGCCTGGATGTAGCGGAAGCCGCTTACGCCAAGAAGGCAGAAAGCGGTCTGGTGGCCATCCGCCCCGGCAGCCTGTCCAAAAGTGAAATAGCCCACCGCATCCTCAGTGAAGACAAGGACTACCTGATGCCCACGCCGTCCTCCCACCTGGTACTCACCACGGAAGAAAAAGCCATTCTCCTCAAATGGGTGGAGCAGGGCGCGGAATACAAACCGCACTGGGCCTTTGTCACTCCGGAACAGCCCAAACTGCCCAAAGTGCAGCAGGCCGCCTGGGTGCGCAATGAGATTGACAATTTTGTATTGAGCCGCCTCGAAAAAGAAGGCATTACCCCCTCAAAAGAAGCAGATAAAGAAACCCTGATCCGCCGGGTCAGCTTTGACCTCACCGGCCTGCCGCCTTCCATGGCCGAGATCAATGCTTTTGTAAACGATAACAGTCCCAACGCTTACGAAAAAATGGTAGACCAGTACCTGCAGTCGCCCCATTACGGCGAACGCATGGCTGCCTACTGGCTGGATGTGGCCCGCTTTGCCGATAGCCATGGCTACCTGGACGATAAACACCGGGATGCATCCCCCTGGCGGGACTGGGTCATCAGCGCCTACAACCGCAACCTGCCCTTTGACCAGTTCATCACCTGGCAGTTGGCCGGTGATCTCCTGCCCAACGCTACCCAGGAACAGATACTGGCCACGGGCTTCAACCGCAACCAGAAACAGAATTCAGAAGCCGGCATCCTCCCCGAAGAGTTCAGGGTGGAATACGTGGTGGATCGGACCAATACCTTAGGGACGGCCGTACTGGGATTAACGGTGAGCTGCGCCAAATGCCATGACCACAAATACGATCCCATCAGCCAGAAAGATTATTTCTCGCTCTACGCCTTTTTCAACAGCACTTTCGAGCTGGGCAGTTCCAACTATGGTTCGCCCGATAATATTGTTCCCGGTCCCACGCTGCTGCTGACCACGCAGCAGCAGGAAGCACAGATCAAAGCACTGAACAAATTCATCGGCGACCTGGAACTCAATAAAAAACAAACTGCCGCCGCTGCACCGGAAAGAACGCTGTCGGACAAAGTGATCAGCAGTCTGTCCTTTGATAAAGTAGAGTCACTGCCGATCCCGGTAAGAGAAAGAAAAAAAGTAAAACCCAACAGTACCGGCGTCACCAGCAAGCCGGGCTACTATGTAGAAACAGCAGGCGTGAACGTGAAACCCGCTTTCCGCAATGCCGTACAGCCCGGCCTGCCGGCAGCAGTGGCTTACCAGCAGCTGGCGCCCGGTAAACACGGACAGGCCCTGTTGCTGGGAGAAGAAACAAAGGCTTTCCTGCCGCCATATGAAGTGGGTTATTTTGAAAGATTTGAACCCTTTGCTTTCAGCTGCTGGATCAATGTGCCCCACAAGTACGAGGAATCAGCCATCCTGCACCACAGCGATCCGCGGCGGTATGGCTTCCAGGGCTACGATCTCCTGCTGAAGAACAACCAGCTCAATTTCCGGCTGATGCATGCTTTTCCGCATGACGCCATCAGCGTGCTGAGCAGCCAGCTGCTGGACTCCAACAAATGGCACCATATTGCTGTGAGCTATGATGGCAGCAGCAGCGCCAAAGGCGTGCAGCTGTATATTGACGGGCAGCCGGCACAAACTGTTATAGAATACGATAACCTCAAAAAGAATATCCGCTCTGTACCCAATATTCACAAGATCGTTCCCTTCACCGGCGTCACCTTCGGCAGCCGTGAACTGGAGCGAACCATGAAAGGCGCGCAGCTGGACGAGTTCTACCTGTTCAACAATACCCTGGATGCCGGCGAAGTGGCCTGGCTTTACCAGCAGGTGAACCCGGTATTCCCGGTGCGTAAACAGCAAGCCTTAACTCCTGACCCCTTACAAACCGCCCGCATGCAGCTGGCCACGCTGTATGATAGTACCAAAGAGGCCATGGTCATGGGCGATCTGCCCAAACCGCGGCCTACACATGTCCTGCTGCGTGGTGTGTATGATAGCTATGGCGATGCCGTGCAGCCTTCCACGCCGGAATCAATTTTGCCCTGGCCAAAAGACCTGCCCAGGAACAGGCTGGGCCTGGCCCAATGGCTGTTCAAAAAAGAGCATCCGCTCACCGGCAGGATAGCAGTGAACAGGCTCTGGGAAATGTTCTACGGACGTGGCCTGGTCAAGACCTCCGATGATTTCGGGAACCAGGGCGAGATGCCCTCGCATCCTGAGTTGCTGGACTTCCTGGCCATCAAATACCGGGAAGATAAATGGGATACCAAGGCCATGCAGAAATTCATCCTCATGAGTGCTACCTACCGGCAGCATTCGGCCATCAGGCCCGGGTTGCAGGAGAAAGACCCCGGTAATATCCTGCTGGCCCGCAGCAGCCGCTACCGCATGCCGGCGGAGATGATCCGCGACAATGCCCTGAGCATTGCAGAGCTGCTTTCGGCCCGCATGGGCGGTCCCAGTTCCTATCCTTACCAGCCGGCGGGTTTATGGGATGCGCTCAGTGATAAATCCTGGCGCTACCAGTACAGGACCGATGTAGGCGAAGATGCTTTCCGCAGAAGTGTATACACTATTGTAAAGCGCTCCAGCCCTCCTCCTTTCATGCTCATCTTTGATGCGCCCGACAGGAATTTCTGTACCGTGAAGCGGTCTGTGTCGAGTTCTCCGTTACAGGCGCTGGCGTTATTGAATGATCCTACGTTTATTGAAGCGGCCGCTTTTGTGGCCCTGCGCATGCGGCAGGAGGGGGGCGCTACAGAAAAGGACCAGCTGGCCTATGGCTTCCGCCTCGTGACTGGCAGGCAACCTAACACCGAAGAATCAGCGCTTTTGCATAAAATGTATACCGCAGAACTGGAAGGTTTCAAAAAGAACCCGGCCAGGGTCAGTAAGCTGCTGGTCACCGGCACTATCGGCATTCCGGCAAAAGACCAGACGGCGGAAACAGCCGCCCGGGCCAGCGTAGTGATGGCCCTGATGAATACCGATGAATTTGTTACGCGGAAATAA
- a CDS encoding two-component regulator propeller domain-containing protein translates to MFFYYRAFWFFLLLLTAGRMSAQPIAFQHLTVENGLSQNAVLAISQDQQGFVWIGTSNGLNRYDGYQCKVYQSRASDSATLSDNSIISLLHDSGNNCWVGTHSGLNKYQPERDQFQRIHYPSPSGNPIAWYCLYEDRQGRVWAGTSEGLFRLEKDRPVPVALPAPPDGSINWNIRALLEDRAGNWWIGTTNGLLRLQQPGSNHGFTRYQHHPADPQSISSNFISALEEDRVGRIWIGTLNSGLNMATETPGQFRRFLHQSGDRSLVSNNIRKILADHAGRLWIGTQEGISVLDDQGRSLYTLQQHDSVPESLSQNSVHSLYQDRAGTIWAGTYFGGLNYTYTINAPFEVLRKKDQPFHLSNNVISSITEDERHNLWIGTEGGGLNYYDRSSGHFRNYRHNPADPNSIGSNLVKVVYRDWQGQIWCGTHGGGLNLFDPVKQQFKRFLHQENDPVSLNAEIVAIREDSKGRLWVGSTFGIQLFLKTPEGLQPVRDTFTRQPLFKATANYFLEDDQKRIWISTNEGLYLLEGNQFRRISTELVNCIVQDSRSQIWLGLLQGGLARYDAGSRQLEYHNQPGKVGKRNVLGILEDNQQQLWLSTDNGLFKYHPGMGLVQQFNVNDGLAGNAFNYNSFFRDSRGEFFFGGFNGITHFFPEAIQANPRPGQMVLTGLRLFNERVEPGDAHGLLKENITRTRQLQLRHNENGITLEFALLSFIKSSKNSYAYKLEGYDKDWIYSATPVASYANLPAGSYQFLVKGANNDGVWSDPVQLDIEVLPPFWFTWWAYCLYVLAIGGIGFLVLRYFFLGALLKKEEELHQQKLNFFTNISHEIRTHLTLIMAPVEKMRESEESTPFMQQQLDGVKQNANRLLKLVSELMDFRKAETGHLKLSVDRQDMIPFLEDIYSSFRELSIQKGITTSFIYDGGPLWLYFDKEQLEKVFFNLLTNAVRFTPRDGRIWLQVEDQEKEVIITVTDNGRGIAPEYLDKVFTNFFQVDDHGVQNTGYGIGLALARNIVTLHKGSIRGESRAQEGPGGERRTSFIVALRKGNTHFGEGQLRPMGEPMDAGTPIVVPEATAQRLAEQPRLYSVLVVEDNTELRSLIRETFAGEYIVLEAADGEQGLSMAISEIPDLIISDVMMPRMDGFELCRQLKTDGRTSHIPVILLTAKSTHSDQVSGLENGADLYITKPFSTRVLALNVRNLLSARERWRQLFQLQVSALPAVHTGIAAAEPILPVNPVEDQFLQQVIRIIEENLDNPDFGVEMLSRQVAMSAPVLYKKIKAVSNMSVNDFVKSLRLKKAAQLLSEKKMIVYEVAYAVGYNDRKYFSREFKKQFGKTPSEWARDV, encoded by the coding sequence ATGTTTTTTTACTACCGGGCGTTTTGGTTCTTCCTGCTGCTGCTGACAGCCGGGCGGATGAGTGCACAGCCGATTGCTTTTCAACACCTGACGGTGGAGAACGGGCTGTCGCAGAACGCTGTGCTGGCCATCAGCCAGGACCAGCAGGGTTTTGTGTGGATAGGCACTTCCAATGGTCTCAACCGCTACGACGGCTACCAGTGCAAAGTGTACCAGTCGCGGGCCAGTGACAGCGCCACTTTGTCGGACAATAGCATCATCTCCCTCCTGCATGACAGCGGCAACAACTGCTGGGTGGGCACCCATTCCGGGCTTAACAAATACCAGCCGGAGCGGGACCAGTTCCAGCGCATCCACTACCCTTCGCCCTCCGGCAATCCCATTGCCTGGTACTGCCTCTACGAGGACAGGCAGGGCCGCGTATGGGCCGGCACCAGTGAAGGGCTGTTCCGCCTGGAAAAAGACCGGCCGGTACCTGTGGCGCTGCCCGCCCCACCGGATGGCAGTATAAACTGGAATATCCGCGCCCTGCTGGAAGACAGGGCCGGCAACTGGTGGATAGGCACTACCAATGGATTACTTCGCCTGCAACAACCAGGCAGCAATCATGGCTTTACCCGTTACCAGCATCATCCGGCGGACCCGCAGAGTATTAGCAGCAATTTTATCTCTGCCCTGGAAGAGGACCGGGTGGGCCGCATCTGGATCGGCACGCTGAACAGCGGTCTCAATATGGCCACGGAAACGCCAGGACAGTTCCGCCGTTTCCTGCACCAGTCCGGCGACCGGTCCCTGGTCAGCAATAATATCCGCAAGATCCTGGCAGATCATGCCGGCCGCCTCTGGATAGGCACGCAGGAAGGGATCAGCGTACTGGATGATCAGGGCCGGTCCCTGTACACCTTGCAGCAGCATGACTCTGTACCCGAAAGCCTGAGCCAGAACAGTGTTCACAGCCTCTACCAGGACCGGGCAGGCACCATCTGGGCAGGCACTTATTTTGGCGGACTGAACTATACCTATACCATCAACGCGCCTTTTGAAGTGCTGCGAAAAAAAGACCAGCCCTTCCACCTCAGCAATAATGTGATCAGCAGTATCACTGAAGATGAGCGCCATAATTTATGGATCGGCACGGAAGGTGGCGGTCTCAATTACTATGACCGGAGCAGTGGTCATTTCCGGAATTACCGCCATAACCCTGCCGACCCCAACAGCATTGGGTCCAACCTGGTGAAAGTGGTGTACCGCGACTGGCAGGGCCAGATCTGGTGTGGCACCCATGGCGGCGGCCTCAACCTCTTTGATCCCGTGAAGCAGCAGTTCAAACGATTTCTGCACCAGGAAAACGACCCGGTGTCCCTGAATGCAGAAATAGTGGCCATCCGCGAGGACAGCAAGGGCCGGCTCTGGGTAGGCTCTACCTTCGGCATCCAGCTATTCCTGAAAACTCCGGAAGGGCTGCAACCCGTCAGGGATACGTTCACCCGGCAACCGCTCTTCAAAGCCACCGCCAATTATTTCCTGGAAGACGACCAGAAAAGGATCTGGATCAGCACCAATGAAGGGCTCTACCTGCTGGAAGGGAACCAGTTCCGCCGCATCAGCACCGAACTGGTGAACTGTATAGTGCAGGATAGTCGTTCACAGATATGGCTGGGCCTGCTGCAGGGTGGACTGGCCAGGTATGATGCCGGCAGTCGCCAGCTGGAATACCACAACCAGCCCGGCAAAGTAGGCAAACGGAATGTACTGGGCATTCTGGAAGACAACCAGCAGCAGCTCTGGCTCAGCACCGACAACGGCCTTTTCAAATACCACCCGGGCATGGGCCTGGTGCAGCAGTTCAATGTCAACGATGGACTGGCGGGCAATGCCTTTAACTATAATTCATTTTTCAGGGACAGTCGCGGTGAATTCTTCTTCGGCGGCTTCAACGGCATCACGCATTTCTTCCCCGAAGCCATCCAGGCCAATCCCAGGCCCGGGCAGATGGTACTGACGGGCCTGCGGCTTTTCAATGAACGGGTAGAGCCCGGCGATGCGCATGGCCTGCTGAAAGAAAATATCACCCGCACGCGGCAGCTGCAGCTGCGGCACAATGAGAATGGCATCACGCTGGAATTTGCTTTACTGAGCTTCATCAAAAGCAGCAAGAACAGCTATGCCTATAAATTAGAGGGCTACGATAAAGACTGGATCTACAGCGCAACACCTGTAGCCAGCTATGCCAACCTGCCGGCCGGCAGTTACCAGTTCCTTGTCAAGGGCGCCAACAATGACGGGGTCTGGAGCGATCCCGTGCAGCTGGACATTGAAGTCCTGCCGCCTTTCTGGTTCACCTGGTGGGCCTATTGCCTTTATGTGCTGGCCATAGGCGGTATCGGCTTCCTGGTGCTGCGCTATTTCTTCCTGGGGGCCCTGCTCAAAAAAGAAGAAGAGCTGCACCAGCAGAAACTGAATTTCTTCACCAATATCTCCCATGAGATCCGGACGCACCTCACGCTGATCATGGCGCCGGTAGAAAAAATGCGCGAGTCCGAAGAAAGCACGCCCTTTATGCAGCAGCAGCTGGATGGGGTGAAGCAGAACGCCAACCGGCTGCTGAAGCTGGTGAGCGAACTGATGGATTTCCGCAAGGCAGAAACGGGCCACCTGAAACTCAGCGTGGACCGGCAGGATATGATCCCTTTCCTGGAAGATATTTACAGCAGCTTCCGTGAGCTGTCCATCCAGAAAGGCATTACCACTTCCTTCATCTATGACGGCGGGCCCTTGTGGTTGTATTTTGACAAAGAGCAGCTGGAAAAAGTATTCTTCAACCTGCTCACCAATGCAGTGCGCTTCACGCCGCGGGATGGCCGTATCTGGCTGCAGGTGGAAGACCAGGAAAAAGAAGTGATCATTACCGTTACAGATAATGGGCGGGGCATTGCGCCGGAATACCTCGACAAGGTCTTTACCAATTTCTTCCAGGTGGACGACCATGGCGTGCAGAATACCGGCTATGGCATCGGCCTGGCGCTGGCCCGGAATATTGTGACCCTGCACAAAGGCAGTATCAGGGGAGAAAGCAGGGCGCAGGAAGGACCGGGTGGCGAGCGCAGGACCAGCTTTATTGTGGCGCTGCGCAAAGGCAACACGCATTTTGGGGAAGGACAGTTAAGACCTATGGGCGAACCAATGGATGCCGGTACACCGATAGTGGTTCCTGAGGCCACGGCCCAGCGGCTGGCCGAACAGCCCAGGCTGTATTCCGTACTGGTAGTGGAGGACAATACAGAGTTGCGTTCGCTGATCCGCGAGACCTTTGCCGGTGAATACATAGTACTGGAAGCGGCGGACGGGGAGCAGGGCCTCAGCATGGCCATCAGTGAGATCCCGGACCTCATCATCAGTGATGTGATGATGCCGCGGATGGATGGATTTGAACTGTGCCGGCAACTGAAGACGGATGGACGGACCAGTCATATCCCCGTGATCCTGCTCACCGCCAAGAGTACGCATAGCGACCAGGTCAGCGGACTGGAAAATGGCGCCGATCTCTATATCACCAAACCTTTCAGCACCAGGGTGCTGGCGTTGAACGTGCGCAACCTGCTGTCGGCCCGCGAGCGCTGGCGGCAGTTGTTCCAGTTACAGGTCAGTGCGCTGCCGGCAGTGCATACCGGCATAGCGGCTGCGGAGCCCATCCTGCCGGTGAACCCGGTGGAGGACCAGTTCCTGCAGCAGGTGATCCGGATCATAGAGGAGAACCTGGACAATCCTGATTTTGGGGTAGAGATGCTGTCGAGGCAGGTGGCTATGAGTGCGCCGGTGCTGTACAAGAAGATCAAGGCAGTGAGTAATATGTCGGTCAATGATTTTGTGAAATCCCTGCGGTTGAAGAAAGCTGCCCAGTTGTTGAGTGAGAAAAAAATGATCGTGTACGAAGTGGCTTATGCGGTGGGGTATAACGACAGGAAATATTTCAGCAGGGAGTTCAAGAAACAGTTCGGCAAAACGCCGAGTGAGTGGGCCAGGGATGTGTGA
- a CDS encoding C40 family peptidase encodes MAIAFCTVPVSPLRALASHRSEMVSQLLLGEYGTILEEEKDFLRISCAFDGYEGWVARNQVLVQEQLPPGMAVLPMVSGTDIGPRLLPVNTMGCLLLEKWTTSVFINGLPAWAPMGAPVQSLPAQELKLGNFSIGYPAGGLWDTRSAATSDAIRVISNRLLNTPYLWGGRSIYGIDCSGFTQLVFRFFNKPLLRDAYLQATQGEPIGFLQEARCGDLAFFDNAEGRITHVGILLNEAQIIHASGKVRIDPIDNAGIVNGETGERTHQLRLLKRYF; translated from the coding sequence ATGGCCATTGCCTTTTGTACTGTTCCTGTAAGCCCGCTGCGAGCGCTGGCCAGTCACCGTTCCGAGATGGTCAGCCAGTTATTGCTGGGCGAATATGGTACTATCCTGGAAGAAGAAAAGGATTTCCTGCGCATCAGCTGCGCCTTTGATGGCTATGAAGGTTGGGTGGCGCGCAACCAGGTGCTGGTGCAGGAGCAGCTGCCGCCGGGTATGGCTGTATTGCCTATGGTTTCAGGAACTGACATAGGGCCACGATTGCTACCTGTCAATACGATGGGCTGCCTGCTCTTGGAAAAATGGACCACCAGCGTATTCATCAATGGTCTGCCAGCATGGGCGCCAATGGGTGCTCCTGTACAATCTTTACCAGCGCAGGAATTGAAGTTGGGAAATTTTAGCATAGGCTATCCTGCCGGTGGTCTGTGGGATACCCGGTCTGCTGCCACGTCTGATGCTATAAGGGTGATCAGCAATCGTCTGCTCAATACGCCCTATCTCTGGGGCGGCCGGTCCATTTACGGCATCGATTGCAGCGGCTTCACCCAGCTGGTCTTCCGGTTCTTCAATAAACCACTGTTACGCGATGCCTATCTCCAGGCCACCCAGGGCGAACCGATCGGTTTCCTCCAGGAGGCCCGTTGCGGCGACCTCGCCTTTTTCGATAACGCCGAAGGCCGTATCACCCATGTGGGCATCCTGCTCAACGAAGCGCAGATCATTCACGCCTCGGGCAAGGTCCGTATTGACCCCATAGATAACGCTGGAATAGTAAATGGAGAAACAGGGGAAAGGACGCATCAGCTGAGATTGCTGAAGCGGTATTTTTAG